A genome region from Chryseobacterium sp. G0186 includes the following:
- a CDS encoding L-threonylcarbamoyladenylate synthase: MAKILKIYPDNPQENLVNEVIKTLNNGGLIIYPSDTIYALGCNIFDIKAMEKLAQLKKMKLEKSKFSIICNDLSHLSDFTRPVDTSVFRFLKSHLPGPFTFILEANKSLPLAYKGHKTIGIRVPDHPIPQLIVEKLGHPIASTSIHDDDEIIEYSTDPELIAEKYDHLVDIVIDSGYGDNVASTIVDLTSGEPEIIRQGKGII, from the coding sequence ATGGCAAAAATATTGAAAATTTACCCAGACAATCCACAGGAAAATCTTGTGAATGAAGTTATTAAAACTTTAAATAATGGTGGACTTATTATCTATCCTTCAGATACAATTTATGCCCTTGGCTGTAATATTTTTGATATAAAAGCCATGGAAAAACTGGCTCAACTGAAAAAAATGAAACTGGAAAAGTCAAAATTCTCTATCATTTGTAATGATTTAAGCCATCTTTCCGACTTTACAAGACCTGTTGACACTTCTGTTTTCAGATTTCTGAAAAGTCATCTTCCGGGCCCATTTACATTTATTCTTGAGGCTAACAAAAGCTTGCCCTTAGCTTATAAAGGACACAAAACAATTGGTATCCGTGTACCGGATCATCCAATCCCACAGCTTATTGTTGAAAAACTAGGCCATCCTATTGCATCAACGTCTATCCATGATGATGATGAAATTATTGAATATTCTACAGATCCTGAATTGATTGCGGAGAAATATGACCACCTTGTAGATATTGTCATAGATTCCGGGTATGGAGATAATGTAGCTTCAACTATTGTGGATCTTACCTCTGGTGAGCCGGAAATTATCCGTCAGGGAAAAGGGATTATTTAA
- a CDS encoding CPBP family intramembrane glutamic endopeptidase, producing the protein MLKSEKKYSIAFYIKAVICLYLVCAIGGAFINVLIQFLLQEKFSNKLLQLTSIFKNNYFLIIFTCLTAGIVEEFLMRGYLQPRIEKIYKSSLLGVIISALLFGILHSTYGTIGQVVVPFFIGAIFALFYKQYSNIKILIICHFMFDMVSLMIMNFMDFKHLSVF; encoded by the coding sequence TTGCTAAAAAGTGAAAAGAAATATTCCATTGCATTCTATATAAAAGCTGTTATCTGCTTATATTTGGTTTGTGCCATTGGAGGAGCTTTTATAAATGTATTGATTCAGTTTTTATTGCAGGAAAAATTCAGCAACAAGCTTCTTCAGCTCACTTCAATTTTTAAGAATAATTATTTTTTAATTATTTTTACATGCCTTACAGCCGGTATTGTAGAAGAATTTCTGATGCGAGGATATCTACAGCCCCGAATTGAGAAAATATACAAGAGTTCTCTTCTGGGAGTTATTATTTCTGCATTACTGTTTGGAATTCTCCACAGCACCTACGGAACAATAGGTCAGGTTGTCGTACCTTTCTTTATTGGAGCCATTTTTGCTTTATTTTATAAACAATATTCCAATATTAAAATTCTGATCATCTGCCATTTTATGTTTGATATGGTATCACTGATGATCATGAACTTTATGGATTTTAAACACTTATCTGTATTTTAA